The proteins below are encoded in one region of Gambusia affinis linkage group LG07, SWU_Gaff_1.0, whole genome shotgun sequence:
- the mkrn2 gene encoding probable E3 ubiquitin-protein ligase makorin-2: MSTRQVTCRYFLHGVCREGSNCLFSHDLNNSKPSTICKYYQRGTCAYGERCRYDHVKHSMRGGGGGASADPVGAGRGVRGEGKKPLVLKDRALCGDRTFGGLSDGPTPAVPEAAAAPQSYVEAIRTGLDGSAPEPEPHAVGGAYQLCPYAAAGHCFYGDSCPYLHGDLCEVCRLQVLHPHDPEQRRAHEKVCLLAFEADMEKAFAAQLSQNKVCSICMEVVVQKAAPSERRFGILSSCCHTFCLSCIRQWRGTSNFCNKIIKSCPECRIISEFVIPSVYWVEDQEEKDQLIELFKSGVSKKACKYFDQGRGSCPFGGNCLYLHAYPDGTRPEPDRPRKQLSSEGNVRFMNRVRLWDFIEEREQRAAPPLDDDITELRQLFMQMSGPGVEEAEGTPNPGE, encoded by the exons ATGAGCACCAGACAGGTGACCTGCAG GTATTTCCTCCATGGAGTCTGCAGGGAGGGCAGCAACTGCCTGTTTTCTCATGACCTGAACAACAGCAAACCCTCCACCATCTGCAAGTACTACCAGAGGGGAACCTGCGCCTACGGAGAGCGCTGCAG GTATGATCACGTGAAACATTCAatgagaggaggagggggcggagcttcagcGGACCCAGTAGGTGCAGGCAGAGGGGTCAGAGGTGAAGGGAAGAAGCCTTTGGTCCTGAAGGACAGAG CACTGTGTGGTGACCGGACCTTTGGCGGCCTGTCAGACGGTCCGACCCCGGCGGTACCGGAGGCGGCGGCCGCTCCACAGTCCTATGTGGAAGCCATCAGAACCGGGCTGGATGGGTCGGCTCCGGAACCAG AGCCTCACGCGGTGGGCGGAGCCTATCAGCTCTGTCCGTACGCCGCCGCTGGACACTGTTTCTATGGCGACAGCTGCCCGTATCTCCATGGTGACCTGTGTGAGGTGTGTCGGCTGCAGGTGCTTCACCCCCACGACCCGGAGCAGAGGAGAGCTCACGAGAAG GTGTGCCTGCTGGCCTTCGAGGCCGACATGGAGAAGGCGTTCGCCGCCCAGCTCAGCCAGAACAAG GTGTGCTCCATCTGCATGGAGGTGGTGGTCCAGAAGGCGGCGCCATCGGAGCGGCGGTTCGGCATCCTGTCCTCCTGCTGCCACACCTTCTGCCTCAGCTGCATCCGCCAGTGGCGTGGAACCAGCAACTTCTGCAACAAGATCATCAA GTCCTGTCCAGAGTGTCGGATCATCTCCGAGTTCGTCATCCCATCTGTCTATTGGGTCGAGGACCAGGAAGAGAAGGACCAGCTGATCGAGCTCTTCAAGTCGGGCGTGAG TAAGAAGGCCTGTAAATACTTCGACCAGGGCCGCGGCTCCTGTCCCTTCGGGGGAAACTGCCTGTACCTCCACGCCTACCCAGACGGAACCCGACCGGAACCAGACCGGCCCCGGAAGCAGCTGAGCTCCGAGGGAAACGTCCGG TTCATGAACAGGGTCCGGCTCTGGGACTTCATCGAGGAGCGTGAGCAGCGCGCCGCGCCGCCGCtggatgatgacatcactgagCTGCGCCAGCTCTTCATGCAGATGTCGGGTCCGGGCGTAGAGGAAGCCGAGGGCACGCCCAACCCCGGGGAGTAG
- the si:ch211-236d3.4 gene encoding protein FAM107B isoform X2: MEERTASSREALVKSASAYPDLQQHRPGDVHRRPSPASSCVPPPDYMDGDEDLIKPKKLLNPVKTSRSHQELHRELLSSCRRGGSGVETKPELQRVLESRKRDQLIRQRKQEEEARRKISPLEAELLKRHMKLEELEHQEEQQQEQNLRAPEFVKVRENLRRTSFHADEKEV, encoded by the exons ATGGAGGAGAGGACAGCCAGCAGCAGGGAGGCCCTGGTGAAGTCCG CTTCGGCGTACCCTGATCTGCAGCAGCATCGCCCCGGTGACGTCCACAGGAGGCCGTCCCCGGCGTCCAGCTGCGTCCCCCCGCCTGACTACATGGACGGAGACGAGGACCTGATCAAACCCAAGAAGCTGCTGAATCCTGTCAAGACATCCAGGAGCCACCAGGAGCTGCACAGGGAGCTGCTGAGCAGCTGCAGACG GGGGGGCAGCGGGGTGGAGACCAAGCCGGAGCTGCAGCGGGTTCTGGAGTCCAGGAAGCGGGATCAGCTGATCCGccagaggaaacaggaagaggaagcgCGCAGGAAGATTTCCCCGCTGGAGGCCGAGCTGCTCAAGAGACACATGAAGCTGGAGGAG CTGGAGCatcaggaggagcagcagcaggagcagaacCTCAGAGCTCCAGAGTTTGTTAAAGTCAGAGAAAATCTGAGACGGACATCCTTCCATGCAGACGAGAAGGAGGTGTAG
- the LOC122834674 gene encoding LOW QUALITY PROTEIN: MKRN2 opposite strand protein-like (The sequence of the model RefSeq protein was modified relative to this genomic sequence to represent the inferred CDS: inserted 2 bases in 1 codon), producing the protein MSSDRLXNQRGRRGEEAKERRRKRSGTDCRAAEEEMEQSVIHLSHCQKEIFCFAVPEVCPSCGEELKGRRLQEAPVSLPSPFTDGHKTSCCLLVAPAHNNQDRDFTGTSDLHTGISNTKGVVYNYTQDGVRRDQIGWSHCISVPLVRPDMFHLLAQWDQYLETFSEGPAWDPVWQKFHEEDHNCFSFCLQFLNGILAMEGHGALSRDDFTRCFILPRMRRVSKYTTLIRHLQEHQYYLADRQETLGDRQEESVTNS; encoded by the exons ATGTCATCTGATAGGCT TAACCAGAGGGGGAGGCGGGGAGAAGAGGctaaagagaggaggaggaagaggagtgggACAGACTGTCGAGCTGCTGAGGAGGAGATGGAGCAAAGCGTCATCCACCTGAGCCACTGCCAGAAGGAGATCTTCTGCTTCGCGGTGCCTGAGGTGTGTCCCAGCTGCGGGGAGGAGCTGAAGGGCCGCAGACTGCAGGAGGCGCCGGTGAGCCTGCCGTCCCCCTTCACCGACGGACACAAGACCTCCTGCTGCCTGCTGGTCGCTCCTGCACACAACAACCAGGACAG AGACTTTACTGGGACATCAGACCTGCACACTGGCATCTCCAACACTAAAG GTGTTGTTTATAACTACACTCAGGATGGTGTGCGGCGAGATCAGATTGGATGGAGCCACTGTATCAGCGTCCCCCTGGTCCGACCCGACATGTTTCACCTGCTGGCTCAGTGGGACCAGTACCTGGAGACGTTCTCTGAGGGACCCGCCTGGGACCCAGTGTGGCAGAA GTTCCATGAGGAAGACCACAACTGCTTCAGCTTCTGCCTCCAGTTCCTGAATGGCATCCTGGCCATGGAGGGTCACGGCGCTCTGAGCCGGGACGACTTCACCCGCTGCTTCATCCTGCCGAGGATGAGGAGGGTGTCAAAGTACACCACGCTGATCCGGCATCTGCAGGAACACCAGTACTACCTGGCAGACAGACAGGAGACACTGGGAGACAGGCAGGAAGAGTCGGTCACCAACAGTTAA
- the si:ch211-236d3.4 gene encoding protein FAM107B isoform X1: MGASYGKKKSYSIDHEPLSRQPGRKNGKQPNGRASAYPDLQQHRPGDVHRRPSPASSCVPPPDYMDGDEDLIKPKKLLNPVKTSRSHQELHRELLSSCRRGGSGVETKPELQRVLESRKRDQLIRQRKQEEEARRKISPLEAELLKRHMKLEELEHQEEQQQEQNLRAPEFVKVRENLRRTSFHADEKEV; this comes from the exons ATGGGAGCTTCTTATGGGAAGAAG AAATCGTACAGCATCGACCATGAGCCTCTGTCCAGACAGCCGGGCAGGAAGAACGGGAAGCAGCCAAATGGCAGAG CTTCGGCGTACCCTGATCTGCAGCAGCATCGCCCCGGTGACGTCCACAGGAGGCCGTCCCCGGCGTCCAGCTGCGTCCCCCCGCCTGACTACATGGACGGAGACGAGGACCTGATCAAACCCAAGAAGCTGCTGAATCCTGTCAAGACATCCAGGAGCCACCAGGAGCTGCACAGGGAGCTGCTGAGCAGCTGCAGACG GGGGGGCAGCGGGGTGGAGACCAAGCCGGAGCTGCAGCGGGTTCTGGAGTCCAGGAAGCGGGATCAGCTGATCCGccagaggaaacaggaagaggaagcgCGCAGGAAGATTTCCCCGCTGGAGGCCGAGCTGCTCAAGAGACACATGAAGCTGGAGGAG CTGGAGCatcaggaggagcagcagcaggagcagaacCTCAGAGCTCCAGAGTTTGTTAAAGTCAGAGAAAATCTGAGACGGACATCCTTCCATGCAGACGAGAAGGAGGTGTAG